A window of the Neofelis nebulosa isolate mNeoNeb1 chromosome 13, mNeoNeb1.pri, whole genome shotgun sequence genome harbors these coding sequences:
- the BORCS7 gene encoding BLOC-1-related complex subunit 7: MATGTPDSQARFGQSVKGLLTEKVNTCGTDVIALTKQVLKGSRSSELLGQAARNMVLQEDAILHSEDSLRKMAIITTHLQYQQEAIQKNVEQSSDLQDQLNHLLK; this comes from the exons ATGGCGACTGGGACGCCAGATTCTCAAGCGCGATTCGGTCAGTCTGTGAAGGGGCTCCTCACAGAGAAGGTGAACACCTGTGGTACGGACGTCATCGCGCTCACTAAGCAGGTGCTGAAGGGCTCCCGGAGCTCCGAG cTGCTAGGTCAGGCAGCTCGAAACATGGTACTACAGGAAGATGCCATCTTGCACTCAGAAGAT AGTTTAAggaaaatggcaataataacaaCACATCTCCAATACCA GCAAGAAGCTATTCAGAAGAA TGTTGAGCAGTCTTCTGATCTACAGGACCAGCTGAATCATCTGCTGAAATAG